The Raphanus sativus cultivar WK10039 chromosome 2, ASM80110v3, whole genome shotgun sequence genome includes a region encoding these proteins:
- the LOC108831148 gene encoding feruloyl CoA ortho-hydroxylase F6H1-3-like: MAPIGLTDVAITDFVVNQRHGVKGLVDVISPKTLPSCYIQLPEKRVTTEKLIMEAATTGRGSLSTPVIPVIDVSDWKDPSVAEEICEAAATLGFFQIVNHGVSVDEQNELRAAGRGFFDLPTEEKKRYWEGSSVSDTAWYMTSFNPSKEAKLEWRDYLKFEYLSDQVDFAATWPTVCRNEVVNHSNRMKPIGRKILEILMNNLNARVEEQTLMGTLRMNVNYYPECPDPKLTVGTGYHCDINTLTLLLQDDILGSLYARYGDKWLHIPPVMGAIVVNIGDMLQILSNDRYKSVEHLVMASRFLSRISFAYYCGPSYDSVIEPLREVLEKGEKPLYKATMYSDYMKYYFARPHTGSKTIESIKLP; encoded by the exons ATGGCTCCGATCGGGCTGACTGATGTGGCTATTACAGATTTCGTAGTAAACCAACGTCACGGAGTAAAAGGTCTCGTCGACGTTATATCTCCAAAAACATTGCCTTCATGTTACATCCAACTCCCAGAGAAACGAGTCACCACTGAAAAACTCATTATGGAAGCCGCAACAACCGGCAGAGGTTCGTTGTCTACACCGGTGATTCCGGTCATCGACGTTTCTGACTGGAAAGACCCTAGTGTTGCGGAGGAGATCTGCGAGGCCGCTGCGACATTAGGGTTTTTCCAGATAGTGAACCATGGAGTCTCGGTGGATGAGCAGAACGAACTGAGAGCTGCTGGTCGTGGATTTTTCGATTTGCCGACGGAGGAGAAGAAACGGTATTGGGAGGGAAGTTCAGTATCGGACACCGCTTGGTACATGACAAGTTTCAATCCTAGCAAGGAGGCTAAGTTGGAGTGGAGGGACTATCTCAAGTTTGAGTATCTTTCCGATCAAGTGGACTTCGCTGCCACGTGGCCTACTGTGTGCAG GAACGAGGTTGTAAATCATTCTAATAGAATGAAGCCAATAGGTAGGAAGATTCTTGAAATACTAATGAACAATCTGAACGCAAGAGTGGAAGAACAAACCCTAATGGGAACTTTGAGGATGAACGTCAACTACTATCCCGAGTGTCCCGACCCGAAACTTACAGTAGGAACCGGTTACCACTGCGACATCAACACCCTCACGCTTCTTCTCCAGGACGACATATTAGGCAGCCTTTATGCTCGATACGGTGACAAGTGGCTCCATATCCCTCCGGTTATGGGAGCCATCGTGGTTAACATTGGAGACATGCTACAGATCTTGAGCAATGATAGGTACAAGAGCGTGGAACATCTTGTGATGGCTAGTCGGTTCCTTAGCCGAATTTCTTTTGCGTATTATTGCGGACCGAGTTATGATTCCGTTATCGAACCGCTACGTGAGGTGCTAGAGAAAGGTGAGAAACCATTGTACAAGGCCACGATGTATTCGGATTACATGAAATATTACTTTGCAAGACCGCATACGGGTAGCAAAACTATCGAATCAATCAAGCTTCCATGA